AATCAAAGTGTTTGCGAAGTGGGAGGAGAGCTCCTCGTTCCGGCTGTTTTTCCGGTGGTAGGGTTTCCCATTTTGGGCCACCCACACTTCCAAAAAGAATCGCCTGGGATTCTTCACAGAGTTTGAGAGTTTCGGGTGGAAGGGGATGCCCGGTCTTGTCGATTGCGATTCCACCCACATATCCTTCTTTAAAGTTAAACTCGGAAGCCTTGGCGCCGAGAGCTTTTTTCAAAACGGAGAGTGCTACCTCCATTACTTCCGGACCGATTCCGTCTCCGGAAAGTACAGCTACGTTCTTCATTCTTTTTTGGATCCTTGTTAGTTTTGTTTGATTACGGATTCGAAAATATCCAGACCTTGATTTAAAAAGTCCGCGGAAATCGTGAGAGGAGGCATGATCCGAATTACGTTCTCCGCCGTTGCGTTGACTACGAGTCCCGCTTTCAGCAAGGCTTCCGCAATGGGTCTGGAAGGAATCGCAAATTCAACTCCGATATGAAGTCCTTTTCCTCTTACGTCTTGGATAACCGGATACTTTTCTTTCATTTCATTCAGTCTGGAAAACGCTATATCGGAACAGACGTTTACGTTGTTTAGAATTTCTCTTGTCTGGATGATCCGAATGGTTTCGTACGCGATCGCCGCGGCTAAATGGTTTCCCCCGAAGGTGGAGCCGTGAGAGCCTAACGTAAAAAGATCCTGGTATCTCTCTCCTACGATCAACGCGCCGATCGGAAAACCCGAACCAAGTCCTTTTGCGAGTGTCATCGCATCCGGAGTAAAGCCCAACGTTTCAAAGGCGAATAACGTTCCCGTTCTTCCCATTCCGGTTTGGATTTCATCAAAGATGAGTAACGCATCGTTTTCCGCGGTCAATTCTCTTGAAAGTGTGAGAAAGTTTTTTGTAAGAGGAATGATTCCGCTTTCACCTAAAATCGGTTCCACGAGAAGGGCTACGATTCTTCCCTGGTATCTTTCGAAGACGGATACGAGCATCTCGTCGTTGTTCGGTTCTATGAATTCGATTCCTTTGAGAAGTTCTCCGTAACCTTTTCTGATCTTATCCTGACCGGTTAAGCTCATCCCGGAAACGGATCTTCCGTGAAAACTTTTTTCCAAAGAAAGAATGATCGGGTCTTCTATGTTTTTGGAATACGCGTATTTCCGAGCGAGTTTGAACGCGCCTTCGATCGCTTCCGTTCCGGAGTTTGTCAGAAAGACTTTTCCGGGAAAGGAATTGAGAATCAGAAGTTCTGCGAGTTTAGCCGCTTCTTCTGAATAGAAGAGATTGGATGTATGAAAGAGTTTATCCGCTTGGTTGCGAACCACCTCGATGATATCCGGATCCGCGTGTCCTAAATTGGTAACGGCCACCCCGGAGTGAAAATCGATGTATTGTTTGTTGTCATAGTCGAAAAGGAGTTCATTGACCCCGTAGCGAAACGCGACGTCGTATCTCGCATAGGTATTGATTAGATAGAGTTCGGCCAATTCCTTGGTGTGTTGAAAAAGTTCTTTTTGGATTTCCGTGTCGTTCATGTAAGCCCTGCCAATTTTAAAAATATTTCTTCGGAGGCCTTGATTTCGAAAAGAAGGCCAGTCGTTAACGTTTGAATCTCTTCCTTGGATTTTGGAGCCACGAGACTCTGAAAGGATGAATAAATCTTAATCTTAGGTTCCGTGCCGGAAGGTCGAATGGTGAGTTTCGCGTTGCCTTCGAGAATCACTTGGATTACGTCCGAAGAGGGACAACCGGAAAACGCGGTTTTGGACGCGCTTCCTTTTGCAGTTTGTGTTTTGTAATCCAGAATACCAACGATTTTTCTTTGGTGAATCCGTTTTCCCAAAAGATCGCTCGTTCTCAAAGAATCTAATGATTTCTGGATCTTTTCCTTTCCGGCGCTTCCCTCTAAAGTCAAGGATTTGAGGCTCTCTTGGAAGAGCCCGTAACGAAGGTAGATCTCGTCCATATAAGAAAGAAGGTCTTTTTTTTCGGTGAGAATTTCGAGAAGAAGAAGCGCCGAAGAAAGAGAATCCTTGTCTCTCACAAAGGAAACCGGAAGATAACCGAAAGATTCTTCTCCGCCGAAAAGAAAGAAGTCCGTTTTGCTTTTATCTAGTTTTGCCATGACCTGTGCGATGAATTTAAAACCGGTGAGAACGTTTTTGTATTTCACCTTGTTTTTTTTCGCGATGATTTCTTGTAAGTCGGTGGTCACGATGGTTTTTACAAGAACCGCCTTCTTTTTCTTCTTTTTAGATGCCGCATAACGTTCACAGAGATAAGCCGCCATGATCGATCCGATCTGATTTCCGTTGAGGAGGGTATAATTTCCTTTTCCGTTTTGAACTCCGATTCCAAGACGATCCGCGTCCGGATCGGTTGCGATAAAAGCGTGAGCGTCTTTAGAAATCGCAAATTTCCGTGAGAGTTCCATCGCCTCCGGTTCTTCGGGGTTGGGAAACTTTACGGTAGGAAATTCTCCGTCCGGATCTTTTTGTTCGGGAACTAAGAAAACGTTTTTATAACCAAAACCGTTGAGGAGCTCCTTCATCGATTTCCCGCCGGTTCCGTGTAACGGAGAATAGACGACCTTCAAGGAAGAACGATCTTTTGGTTTTAAGATGGAGGAAAGAATTCCCGCCTTTGCAAGTTCCTTTTTGTAAGAAGCAAAACAATCCTTTCCCGCGGTTGTAACAAACTTTTTGTACGTCGCGTCTTTGGGAGAAAGGATCGAGATCTGGTTCCAATCGCTGATGGATTCGATCGAGGAAATGATCTTCTTGTCGTCGGGTGGAACGAGTTGACCGCCGTCCGCGAGATAAGCCTTGAATCCGTTGTAATCCGGAGGATTGTGAGACGCGGTGATGACAACTCCGCCGCTTGCCTTGTAATAACGAATCGCATAGGAAAGGAGAGGAGTCGGAGTCACTTCTTTAAAGAGAACTACCTTCACGCCCAAAGAAGCGGCGATTCCCGCGGTGACTTCGGCAAATTCCTGAGATCTTCTTCTGGAGTCGTAGGCGATGACGATAGAAGCCTTTTTATTTTTTTTTGCGAGATAAGAAACGAAGCCCAGCGCCGCGCGTCCGACCGTGTATTCGTTCATCCTTCCGATTCCGTTTCCGAGACGACCGCGCATTCCGCCGGTGCCGAATTCAAGGGGAACGGAGAAGGCTTCTACTTCGAGTCCGGATTCTCCCTTTTTGAATTTTTCAAGAGCGAACGAAGCTTCTTTTCGAGCGATGGCAGAGAATGGATCTTTAGTCCAGGAGAGGATCAAGGATTCAGGATGATTCATAGTTTTCTAAGGATTCCGAGTGATTTTTTTTTCAGAGGATTCAATTCATAAAATTAGGCTTTCTCTAGGGTTCAACCCTAATTTTAGCCGATTCTAAAAGTATGGAATCGTACGAATTAAACCAAGATGAAAACAGAGAATTCTTGAGTTTGAGCAAGGCGCTCAAGCTCGCTTCTCTCTCTTTTTTTAGTCTTTCCGGAGTTTCTTTTTTTTCAGCCTTTGTTTCAAACGATACGGGCAGACTGATGTTGTATCTTATTCCCGGAATTTTATTTCTTCTGATCGGAATCTGGAGTTACAGCGCCGGGATTTCCTTCAAAAGGATAACGGAGACCAAGGGAGAGGATTTGGATTATCTAAGAATCGGTCTTCGAAGTCTGAAGGTTCATTTTTGGATTCAGATTTCTTTTGGATTCTTTGCAATTCTATTTCTCTTGGGAGGGGCCCTTCTTACCCTTGTCTCTTGATGGAACCGAGAGAATTCTGGATCGAAGAAAGGCTCGAAAAGTTTCGAAAGAGCGCGGGATGTAATTTAGGCGAAAGCGGGATTCGAAATCTCAGTTTTGGAGAATTGCTTCGGCGTTTGGGAATCGGTTTGGAAGAACTCGAATCGATCTCTTTGGAAGACGCACCGAATCGAGGCGATCTCGAACTTCGAGAAGAAGTCGCTAAACTTTATCCCGGAATTCAAGCCGATCAAGTTTTGATCACGACCGGAACCGGAGAAGCGCTCTACATTCTCTTTCATCTTCTTTGTAAAAAAGATTCTTCGGTTTCGTACTTTGAACCGGCGTTCCAAGCGTTGTATGAAATCCCAAAAATGATCGGAGCAGATCTCCGGCCCGTTTCTCTCTTAAATTCATTACGAAAGAATCCAAATTCCTTTTTATCCTCCGATTCTATCCTAGAATTGTTTTCGAAGAAAGCGGATCTTATTGTCTTCAATCATCCTCAAAATCCGAGCGGTCTTTCTTTGGATCCAAACGGAATCAAAACGATTCAAGACTCCGCTTTGAACTTTCCCGGTTGGATTCTTTTTGATGAACACTATCGATTTTTAGATTTTCAAAACGACTTGAGCTGGAGCGGTGCGGGTTTGAACAAACGAACGGTTTCCACGGGATCCATCACAAAGTGTTTCGGGGTTATGGGACTCCGTATCGGTTGGATGATCGGACCGAGAAAACTGATCGAAAAGGCTCGCTCTTTTAAAGACTATCTAACGCATACCGTTTCTCCAATCTCCGAATATTTAACGCTTCAAATTCTAAAAAATAGGATTCGACTAGTAGAACCTATCAAAAAATCCATCATACAGAATATTCAGTATTTTGAACGTAATTGGCAAAAGATTCCGGGACTTGCGGGTTTCCAACCTCCTGGAGGAGGAGTGGTATCCTTTTTACCTCTAAAGAATGGAATATTATCTTCTTCCTATGCGGATGCTTTGATGGAACAATGCGACGTCTTTGTTCTTCCCGGTAAGGATTTTGAAACGGAGGGTTGGATTCGTATCGGCTTTGGTGAAAGTAACGACCGCTTTCAAAACGGTGTTGATCGCTGGAAAAAGTTGAAGTTGTAGGAGCTCTTACGAGTTTTCCTCTTTTTTCCAATCCGACATCGATCGAATTTTAGAAAGAGCAAACGTTTCGATTCGTCATTTGTGAAATCATCCTTTCAAAAAAGGAGTTTGAATTACGGCAAAATTTCAAGCTGAATTGACTGGCAAGGTTGCGAAGGAAAAGAAGGCGTCTTCGTTGTAATAGAAAGTAGTATATCTTGGTTTCCAAAATTCGGAATCGCACAAGTTTGGGTCCCACCTGCAAAGTAAGCCGAGTAGGAACCTACGTTGCAGAAAACAGAAGAATTCGTTGCATAAAGATTCGGTCGCTTACAATTATAAATGAGAAGCTCAGCCCCACAGTTCGGATAATCGGAAGAGAGTGTAAGTTTGTATTTTAGTCCGTTGGAATCCGTCTGAAATTTGAATTTACGAATTGTTCCATCTCCCGTTTGAACCGAATTCACAAGAATATTCACTGGAAGTGTGTCGCAGTCCGAATCGTAATACGGTGTAGTTTGTTTCGGTGCCGTAAGGAGGAGCCAATAAAAAAGATTCTGAAATGGATCGTTCACAGGATTTATTTTCGATTCTATTCGAGAACAAAGTGGAAACGAGAGAAATAGGATGAAATGCGCAATCAACCGAACCCGGCCACGAAGATTTTTCAAGGCAAGACCTCGAAAGAAATCGCATTGCACTGAAACGGCTTATCGATCGAGTTCGGACTAAATGAAATAATTACGAGTTGATTGGAAAAGGAGGAAATGGTGCAAGTTTGGCTTCCTCCGGATATCGGATTCTGAAAAGTGCCCTGGTCACAAACAACGTTATAATTTGTAGCAAACAGATTTGAAAACGAATCCCTACAATTGTAGATGCTGAGTCCGATTCCACAATTCGGATAATCCGAGGAAACCGTAAGTGAATATTTGAATCCATTCGGACCCGTGATAAATCGATAGTTCTCTAACTTTCCACTCGCATTCAATGGAACGTTGAGTGCGATCGGCTGGGAATACTCTGAATTTTTACAAGGATTTCGATATACACTTTGACCCCAAGGTGCGAGCGTGATCGTAACAAAGAGTAAAAGGTCTCTCCTTTCTTCCGGGGTTCGTTTATATTCCGCTTGTTCTTCACAAAGTAAAAACGAAGTTGCAAACATTAGGATCGGAAAAAAACGGGCAAATCGCATTCTACAGTCACTTTGAAAGGAAGGGAACAATTTAAAACTTTATTCTATTGTAAAGCTTTTCTTGGAAAATTCTTTTTTTATCAGATCAAAATTCGTTTCCGGATATCGAAGAAGGATAAACGGCGTTTTTCCGTTCCAGGCGAGATCATACCGATTTCCGGATGCAGATTCTTGAATATTCGATTTGTATAAATGAAGAGGAAAGCAGTTCCAGTCGTCGTTCGGTTCCGTCGTCGAGGGAAGAATTTGATCGGTATAGTAAAGACAAAGAAGTCGGTTTTTGATCACTTTCCAATAACCGTTTATCATCGTTGTTTGACCCGGATACCAAAGAAACG
Above is a genomic segment from Leptospira stimsonii containing:
- a CDS encoding pyridoxal phosphate-dependent aminotransferase yields the protein MEPREFWIEERLEKFRKSAGCNLGESGIRNLSFGELLRRLGIGLEELESISLEDAPNRGDLELREEVAKLYPGIQADQVLITTGTGEALYILFHLLCKKDSSVSYFEPAFQALYEIPKMIGADLRPVSLLNSLRKNPNSFLSSDSILELFSKKADLIVFNHPQNPSGLSLDPNGIKTIQDSALNFPGWILFDEHYRFLDFQNDLSWSGAGLNKRTVSTGSITKCFGVMGLRIGWMIGPRKLIEKARSFKDYLTHTVSPISEYLTLQILKNRIRLVEPIKKSIIQNIQYFERNWQKIPGLAGFQPPGGGVVSFLPLKNGILSSSYADALMEQCDVFVLPGKDFETEGWIRIGFGESNDRFQNGVDRWKKLKL
- a CDS encoding aspartate aminotransferase family protein codes for the protein MNDTEIQKELFQHTKELAELYLINTYARYDVAFRYGVNELLFDYDNKQYIDFHSGVAVTNLGHADPDIIEVVRNQADKLFHTSNLFYSEEAAKLAELLILNSFPGKVFLTNSGTEAIEGAFKLARKYAYSKNIEDPIILSLEKSFHGRSVSGMSLTGQDKIRKGYGELLKGIEFIEPNNDEMLVSVFERYQGRIVALLVEPILGESGIIPLTKNFLTLSRELTAENDALLIFDEIQTGMGRTGTLFAFETLGFTPDAMTLAKGLGSGFPIGALIVGERYQDLFTLGSHGSTFGGNHLAAAIAYETIRIIQTREILNNVNVCSDIAFSRLNEMKEKYPVIQDVRGKGLHIGVEFAIPSRPIAEALLKAGLVVNATAENVIRIMPPLTISADFLNQGLDIFESVIKQN
- a CDS encoding phospho-sugar mutase; the protein is MNHPESLILSWTKDPFSAIARKEASFALEKFKKGESGLEVEAFSVPLEFGTGGMRGRLGNGIGRMNEYTVGRAALGFVSYLAKKNKKASIVIAYDSRRRSQEFAEVTAGIAASLGVKVVLFKEVTPTPLLSYAIRYYKASGGVVITASHNPPDYNGFKAYLADGGQLVPPDDKKIISSIESISDWNQISILSPKDATYKKFVTTAGKDCFASYKKELAKAGILSSILKPKDRSSLKVVYSPLHGTGGKSMKELLNGFGYKNVFLVPEQKDPDGEFPTVKFPNPEEPEAMELSRKFAISKDAHAFIATDPDADRLGIGVQNGKGNYTLLNGNQIGSIMAAYLCERYAASKKKKKKAVLVKTIVTTDLQEIIAKKNKVKYKNVLTGFKFIAQVMAKLDKSKTDFFLFGGEESFGYLPVSFVRDKDSLSSALLLLEILTEKKDLLSYMDEIYLRYGLFQESLKSLTLEGSAGKEKIQKSLDSLRTSDLLGKRIHQRKIVGILDYKTQTAKGSASKTAFSGCPSSDVIQVILEGNAKLTIRPSGTEPKIKIYSSFQSLVAPKSKEEIQTLTTGLLFEIKASEEIFLKLAGLT